Proteins from a genomic interval of Papaver somniferum cultivar HN1 chromosome 4, ASM357369v1, whole genome shotgun sequence:
- the LOC113273138 gene encoding uncharacterized protein LOC113273138 — protein sequence MLESMSLQRVNQFGFQNSFIVSSVGGSGGLWLPWKEEIQIYIISKSSNFIHVVVNRDSCNSWHLFCIYVPLITTQGARFGENMTQHVQNFDGCKCVIEDIYAMCSKDEKFGGFPILNSNISYFNNFIQQNHLVDLGYNGPAYTCTNGYNIEGLICQCLDRAVANPVYASILHIPRLASDHPPILLNTCRNISRSPRDYKFEAMWLSQPELFDNVSKWSRRRIACIKHKIAFLKTKLLKIQSWRSTTTNIQSEKLLMTELNIMEATYWDQHMKRKG from the coding sequence ATGTTGGAAAGCATGTCTTTACAGAGAGTTAATCAGTTTGGGTTTCAAAATTCTTTCATTGTTTCATCTGTAGGAGGAAGTGGTGGTTTATGGTTGCCGTGGAAGGAAGAGATACAAATATATATTATCTCCAAGTCGTCTAATTTTATCCATGTTGTGGTGAATCGTGATAGCTGTAATTCATGGCATCTTTTCTGCATTTATGTCCCTCTAATTACAACCCAAGGAGCtagatttggagaaaatatgactCAACATGTTCAGAATTTTGATGGTTGTAAGTGTGTCATAGAAGACATTTATGCTATGTGTTCTAAGGATGAAAAATTTGGAGGTTTCCCAATTTTGAATTCAAATATTTCGTACTTCAATAATTTCATTCAACAAAACCATCTAGTTGACCTGGGTTATAACGGTCCAGCTTACACTTGTACCAATGGTTATAATATAGAGGGTTTGATATGTCAGTGTTTGGATAGAGCAGTTGCCAACCCAGTGTATGCATCGATTCTTCATATCCCAAGATTAGCAAGTGATCACCCACCAATCCTTTTGAATACATGCAGAAATATTTCCAGATCTCCGCGTGACTATAAGTTTGAAGCGATGTGGCTTTCTCAGCCGGAGTTATTTGATAACGTGAGCAAATGGAGTCGCAGAAGAATAGCTTGTATTAAACACAAGATTGCTTTCCTAAAAACTAAGTTGCTAAAGATTCAGTCATGGAGATCTACAACAACAAACATTCAAAGCGAAAAACTTTTGATGACTGAACTTAATATTATGGAAGCTACATATTGGGATCAACATATGAAGCGCAAGGGATAA